One Methanocaldococcus infernus ME DNA segment encodes these proteins:
- a CDS encoding DUF1947 domain-containing protein has protein sequence MEIKKRHFLSKKDIKEIKEKLNFIELPKKGVELVVTDKYDILYVDEPVAFKFGDKWIPTLKALSNKEIKEKYAIVDMGAIKFLINGADVMAPGIVDADESIEKDDVVVVLDENHKKPICVGIALMSGKEMKEKSKGKAIKNLHYVGDDIWNLSK, from the coding sequence ATGGAAATTAAAAAGAGGCACTTCTTAAGTAAAAAGGATATTAAGGAGATAAAAGAGAAGCTAAACTTTATAGAGCTTCCTAAAAAAGGTGTTGAGTTGGTTGTTACTGACAAGTATGATATTCTATATGTTGATGAACCTGTAGCCTTTAAGTTTGGAGATAAGTGGATTCCAACTTTAAAAGCACTCTCTAACAAAGAGATTAAGGAAAAATATGCCATAGTTGACATGGGAGCCATAAAATTTTTAATCAATGGTGCTGATGTCATGGCTCCTGGAATAGTGGATGCTGATGAAAGCATAGAAAAGGATGATGTTGTTGTAGTCTTAGATGAAAATCATAAAAAACCTATATGTGTTGGCATTGCCTTAATGAGTGGTAAGGAAATGAAAGAAAAGAGTAAAGGAAAAGCTATAAAGAATTTACACTATGTTGGAGATGATATTTGGAATTTATCCAAATAA
- a CDS encoding HAD family hydrolase — protein sequence MIAIVFDNAGTITKIHRAIKDVKKGEFICNKQSVDLVDEKKGRALVIIKDDPLKTVDRENPNNLISNFLRKVNIGVSYCNKPIKLSGIFEDKKTRVRELQEPLNILKSKCSTNLFGSAVIIDTLKGEVDYTVATSGCLFPEVEETFKRLKELGVKIYIASGDRKGFLEELAKKLRVDNIVPEAHQEKKKELIRRLKEEGYFTIMVGDGANDVPAMLESDLAIVTLQNKHPSEKALEVADYKIKNIKEVIDIVKKYINQK from the coding sequence ATGATAGCTATAGTTTTTGACAATGCTGGCACTATTACAAAGATACACAGAGCTATAAAAGATGTTAAGAAAGGAGAATTTATTTGTAATAAGCAGAGTGTTGACTTAGTTGATGAGAAAAAGGGAAGAGCTTTAGTTATCATAAAAGATGATCCTCTCAAAACAGTTGATAGAGAAAATCCTAACAATTTAATATCAAACTTTCTGAGGAAGGTTAATATTGGAGTCTCCTACTGTAATAAGCCTATAAAGTTAAGTGGCATCTTTGAGGATAAGAAGACAAGGGTTAGAGAGTTGCAAGAGCCACTAAATATTTTAAAAAGTAAGTGCTCAACTAACCTCTTTGGCAGTGCTGTCATTATAGATACTTTAAAGGGGGAGGTTGACTATACTGTAGCAACAAGTGGCTGTCTCTTTCCAGAGGTTGAAGAGACTTTTAAGAGGTTAAAAGAGCTTGGAGTTAAAATTTATATTGCCTCTGGAGATAGAAAAGGCTTCTTAGAAGAGTTAGCAAAAAAGTTAAGAGTTGACAACATAGTGCCAGAGGCTCATCAGGAGAAGAAGAAAGAGCTAATAAGAAGATTAAAAGAGGAAGGCTATTTTACCATCATGGTAGGAGATGGAGCTAATGATGTCCCAGCTATGTTAGAGAGTGACTTAGCTATAGTTACTTTACAAAATAAACATCCTTCAGAGAAGGCTTTAGAAGTGGCTGATTATAAAATCAAAAATATTAAAGAAGTTATTGACATTGTGAAAAAATATATTAACCAAAAATAA
- the pstK gene encoding L-seryl-tRNA(Sec) kinase, giving the protein MLIILTGLPAVGKTTFAKNLAKELSNYDVDVIVLGSDLIRESFPRWKEEYEEFIRVSTLKLIEMAIKKYWVIVDDTNYYNSMRRDLIKICPDNYAIIYLKAPIEEILKRNEERGKKVPDKVIKEMSLKFDEPGKKYSWDKPFLVVDTTKEINYKEIVKSLLLYSKDKKEEKKERSKVSKKDEIDKRTRKIVGEIIKRGLEKERIKELLQLRKEFIKSLKHDDVDKALKEFKDLLNKHNFSL; this is encoded by the coding sequence ATGCTAATTATCCTTACAGGGCTTCCAGCTGTGGGAAAAACAACCTTTGCAAAAAACTTGGCTAAAGAGCTTTCTAACTATGATGTAGATGTTATTGTCCTTGGCTCAGATCTAATTAGGGAGAGCTTTCCAAGATGGAAAGAAGAGTATGAAGAGTTTATAAGGGTGAGTACTTTAAAGTTAATTGAAATGGCTATAAAAAAGTATTGGGTTATTGTAGATGATACAAACTATTACAATTCAATGAGGAGAGATTTAATTAAAATCTGTCCAGATAACTATGCTATCATTTATTTAAAGGCTCCAATAGAAGAGATACTAAAAAGAAATGAGGAGAGAGGGAAAAAAGTTCCTGATAAAGTTATTAAGGAGATGAGCTTAAAGTTTGATGAGCCAGGAAAAAAGTATAGCTGGGATAAGCCTTTTTTAGTTGTTGATACAACAAAAGAAATAAATTATAAAGAGATTGTTAAATCTCTACTTTTATATAGTAAGGATAAAAAAGAGGAAAAAAAAGAAAGAAGTAAAGTAAGTAAAAAAGATGAGATAGATAAAAGAACAAGGAAGATAGTTGGAGAAATTATAAAGAGAGGGTTAGAGAAGGAGAGAATTAAAGAGCTCTTACAATTAAGAAAAGAGTTTATAAAGTCTCTTAAGCATGATGATGTTGATAAAGCTCTAAAAGAGTTTAAAGATTTACTGAATAAACATAACTTTTCCCTTTAG
- a CDS encoding malate dehydrogenase — protein sequence MKVSIIGASGKVGSAISFLLANEPYVKELVLISREKSIDKLRGLREDIYDALAGTKRDCEINVSDDKTLKFLDGSDLVIITSGVPRTPEMSRLDLAKVNAKIIGNYAKKIAEICETKLFIITNPVDVMTYKAYIDSKFERNKVFGLGTHLDSLRFKVEIAKFFGVHIDEVRTRIIGEHGDTMVPLISSTSIGGIPITRFKSFKDLPLKDIIENVKNKGSKIIALKGGSEFGPAAAVLNVVRSIANNENRLLTLSTYLDGEFGFSDVCAGVPVKVGKDGVEIVTDIVFSKEEFEAFKYSIETIKRYCEEIKEL from the coding sequence ATGAAGGTTAGTATAATAGGAGCCTCTGGTAAGGTTGGGAGTGCCATCTCTTTTTTACTTGCAAATGAGCCATATGTTAAGGAACTTGTCCTAATAAGTAGAGAGAAGTCAATTGATAAACTGAGAGGTTTGAGAGAAGATATCTATGATGCCTTAGCAGGAACTAAGAGAGACTGTGAGATAAATGTGAGTGATGACAAAACATTAAAATTCTTAGATGGCTCTGACTTAGTTATTATAACCAGTGGAGTGCCAAGAACTCCTGAGATGAGTAGGTTAGATTTGGCTAAGGTGAATGCTAAAATTATTGGAAACTATGCAAAGAAGATAGCTGAGATCTGTGAGACCAAGCTCTTTATAATAACTAACCCTGTTGATGTCATGACATACAAGGCTTATATAGACTCTAAATTTGAGAGAAATAAAGTTTTTGGCTTAGGGACACACTTAGATTCATTAAGATTTAAGGTTGAAATAGCTAAGTTCTTTGGAGTTCATATAGATGAGGTTAGGACAAGAATTATAGGAGAGCATGGAGACACAATGGTTCCACTGATAAGCTCAACCTCCATAGGGGGGATTCCAATAACAAGGTTCAAAAGCTTTAAAGATTTGCCTTTAAAGGACATTATTGAGAATGTTAAAAATAAGGGTAGTAAAATTATAGCCCTAAAAGGAGGCTCTGAGTTTGGGCCAGCTGCAGCAGTATTGAATGTTGTTAGATCCATAGCCAACAATGAAAATAGGTTATTAACCCTCTCAACATACTTAGATGGAGAATTTGGCTTCTCAGATGTCTGTGCAGGAGTTCCTGTTAAGGTTGGTAAAGATGGAGTTGAGATAGTAACAGATATAGTATTTAGTAAGGAAGAGTTTGAAGCCTTTAAATACTCAATAGAAACAATAAAAAGATACTGTGAAGAAATAAAGGAGTTGTGA
- a CDS encoding segregation/condensation protein A, with the protein MDVELWVRIVKEGIRKKRLNPWDVNIGEVAEYYINKIKELKKFDIRLGADLVLVGAILLRMKSESLYNSFEDKKEEKKRKRRKKISEEELIENVKKELKKIKKNNKRKKKKMEEKSYIVEELVNEMLEEDDVDELINFLLSLIKNEKIIIFQEKFKNRDEKIKYFLPALCLANDNLIEIQQEEMFKELILKLKEGKDGLF; encoded by the coding sequence ATGGATGTTGAACTCTGGGTTAGGATTGTGAAGGAAGGGATTAGGAAAAAAAGACTGAATCCTTGGGATGTCAATATAGGAGAGGTTGCTGAATACTACATAAATAAGATTAAAGAGCTTAAGAAGTTTGATATTAGGTTAGGAGCTGATCTTGTTTTAGTTGGAGCTATCTTATTGAGAATGAAGTCAGAATCTCTTTATAACTCTTTTGAAGATAAGAAAGAAGAGAAGAAAAGGAAGAGAAGAAAAAAGATAAGTGAAGAGGAGTTAATTGAGAATGTTAAAAAGGAGTTAAAGAAGATAAAGAAAAATAATAAAAGAAAGAAGAAAAAGATGGAAGAGAAAAGTTATATTGTTGAAGAGTTAGTTAATGAGATGTTGGAAGAGGATGATGTAGATGAGCTTATAAACTTTCTCTTATCCCTCATTAAGAATGAGAAAATAATAATCTTCCAGGAGAAGTTTAAAAATAGGGATGAGAAAATTAAATACTTTCTCCCAGCTCTATGCTTAGCAAATGATAACCTTATTGAGATTCAACAGGAAGAGATGTTTAAAGAGCTTATCCTAAAGTTAAAGGAGGGGAAGGATGGACTATTTTGA
- the moaC gene encoding cyclic pyranopterin monophosphate synthase MoaC — protein sequence MYEKGVRMVDISEKKDVYRECIAEGYIKLKKETINIIKEGKAKKGDVLKVAQVAGIMAVKKTFELIPMCHPIPITGVNVEFEIFEDKIKATCKVKTTYKTGVEMEALTGVSVALLTIWDMVKSYEKLDNYKETRIYDIKVVEKIKKD from the coding sequence ATGTATGAGAAAGGAGTTAGAATGGTTGACATCTCAGAAAAGAAAGATGTTTATAGAGAGTGTATAGCTGAAGGTTACATAAAGTTAAAAAAAGAAACTATCAATATTATTAAAGAAGGAAAAGCTAAGAAAGGAGATGTGTTAAAGGTTGCTCAAGTTGCTGGAATTATGGCTGTGAAAAAAACCTTTGAGTTAATTCCAATGTGTCATCCTATTCCAATAACTGGAGTTAATGTAGAGTTTGAAATCTTTGAAGATAAGATAAAGGCTACATGTAAGGTTAAAACCACATACAAAACTGGAGTTGAGATGGAAGCTTTAACTGGGGTTTCAGTAGCTCTTCTAACCATCTGGGATATGGTTAAGAGTTATGAGAAGTTAGATAATTATAAAGAGACAAGGATTTATGATATAAAAGTTGTAGAGAAGATAAAAAAGGATTAA
- a CDS encoding ATP-binding protein: MKELKKYVNPFFLTIRKDKIIVNNKRMARISRWKINKIEEELNIPVIYSKTYEFISTKVGRFINKYKIIEPRDYVIVGLSGGKDSLLLLHLLECYRRKYGIKLIAVTIDVNIGGVRPWKEDSEGVKLIKKHCEMLDIPHYLISNDLDVVQLSEILTKNSKGMEFSPCFSCSIIKRYILGKLAKEIAEREKISLDKVKLAYGHNLDDNSDTILANIFKGEKIKFMRPITKFSEREFYFGDLTLKLERCTIIRPLLPITEDLIIKALDECKIEYYKDKEFCPYSRDKGDSIRRRCHEILEELEKEIPNIREMVVSSILKTVGE; encoded by the coding sequence ATGAAGGAGTTAAAGAAATATGTCAATCCCTTTTTCTTAACTATAAGGAAAGACAAAATCATAGTAAACAACAAAAGAATGGCAAGGATTTCAAGATGGAAGATAAATAAGATAGAAGAAGAGCTTAACATTCCAGTGATTTATTCTAAAACTTATGAATTTATTTCAACAAAGGTAGGGAGATTTATTAATAAATATAAAATTATTGAGCCAAGAGACTATGTTATAGTTGGGCTTAGTGGAGGGAAGGATAGCTTACTTCTTCTACACCTCTTAGAGTGCTATAGAAGAAAGTATGGGATCAAGCTGATAGCTGTAACCATTGATGTCAATATTGGAGGAGTAAGGCCTTGGAAAGAGGATAGTGAAGGGGTTAAATTAATTAAGAAGCACTGTGAGATGCTTGACATTCCTCACTATTTAATAAGTAATGACTTAGATGTTGTCCAACTCTCTGAGATTTTAACAAAAAATTCTAAGGGAATGGAGTTTTCCCCATGCTTTTCATGCTCAATTATTAAAAGATATATCTTAGGAAAATTAGCCAAGGAGATAGCTGAGAGGGAAAAGATAAGCTTGGATAAGGTTAAGTTAGCCTATGGGCATAACTTAGATGATAACTCTGATACCATCTTAGCCAACATCTTCAAAGGAGAGAAAATAAAATTTATGAGGCCAATAACTAAGTTTAGTGAAAGAGAGTTTTACTTTGGAGACTTAACATTAAAGTTAGAAAGATGTACAATAATAAGGCCTCTCCTCCCAATAACAGAAGATCTAATAATTAAGGCCTTAGATGAGTGTAAAATAGAGTATTACAAAGATAAGGAGTTCTGCCCATATAGTAGGGATAAGGGAGATAGTATAAGAAGAAGATGCCATGAAATCTTAGAAGAGCTTGAAAAAGAGATTCCCAATATTAGAGAGATGGTGGTTAGTTCTATTTTAAAAACAGTTGGAGAATAA
- a CDS encoding aspartate aminotransferase family protein encodes MDYFELEKRFHVQVYKRFPVIFVRGRGTRLWDINNKEYIDFLAGIGVVNAGHCNERVVEAIKRQAETLIHVSNLFYNVPQIELSKVLVELSNLDKVFFCNSGAEANEGAIKFVRKWAHKEGREGYIITMENAFHGRTLGALSATPKPKFQEGFKPLVEGFKYIPFNDIEALKENIKGAIAVMLEPIQGEGGIHVAEKEYLKAVRELCDDYNVKLIFDEVQCGMGRVGEFFAYQHYKVEPDIVTLAKALGNGLPIGAIIVREEIAKALDYGDHGTTFGGNPLACSAGLATVEEIKNIKDVKEKGEYFMKQLSKLDFNFIKEVRGLGLMIGLELTFNGSEIVNEMLKRGFIINCTSDKVLRFLPPLIVKKEEIDEMIENLKNVFEEIE; translated from the coding sequence ATGGACTATTTTGAGTTAGAGAAAAGGTTTCATGTTCAAGTTTATAAAAGGTTTCCTGTTATTTTTGTTAGAGGTAGAGGAACAAGGTTATGGGACATTAACAATAAAGAATATATAGACTTCTTAGCTGGGATAGGGGTAGTTAATGCTGGCCACTGTAATGAGAGGGTTGTTGAAGCTATAAAGAGACAGGCTGAAACCTTAATCCATGTGTCAAACCTCTTTTATAATGTCCCACAGATTGAGCTATCTAAAGTGTTGGTTGAGCTCTCTAACTTAGATAAAGTCTTCTTTTGCAATAGTGGAGCTGAGGCTAATGAAGGGGCTATAAAGTTTGTGAGAAAGTGGGCACATAAGGAGGGAAGAGAGGGTTATATTATAACCATGGAAAATGCCTTTCATGGGAGAACCCTTGGGGCTTTATCAGCTACACCAAAGCCAAAGTTTCAAGAGGGCTTTAAGCCATTAGTTGAAGGGTTCAAATATATTCCTTTTAATGACATTGAGGCTTTGAAGGAGAATATTAAAGGAGCCATAGCTGTAATGCTTGAGCCTATTCAAGGGGAAGGAGGAATACATGTAGCTGAAAAAGAGTATTTAAAGGCTGTTAGAGAGCTTTGTGATGACTACAATGTTAAGCTAATCTTTGATGAAGTTCAGTGTGGAATGGGAAGAGTTGGAGAGTTCTTTGCCTACCAACACTATAAGGTTGAGCCTGACATTGTCACCTTAGCCAAAGCCTTAGGGAATGGCTTACCTATAGGGGCTATAATAGTTAGAGAAGAAATAGCTAAAGCTTTAGACTATGGAGATCATGGCACAACCTTTGGAGGCAATCCACTGGCTTGCTCTGCTGGACTTGCAACAGTTGAAGAAATTAAAAATATTAAGGATGTTAAAGAGAAAGGAGAATACTTCATGAAACAACTAAGTAAGTTAGACTTTAACTTTATTAAAGAGGTTAGAGGCTTAGGTTTAATGATTGGGTTAGAACTAACTTTTAATGGCTCAGAAATTGTTAATGAGATGCTTAAGAGAGGGTTTATAATAAATTGTACATCAGATAAAGTTTTAAGGTTCTTGCCTCCATTAATAGTTAAGAAAGAGGAAATTGATGAAATGATTGAAAATTTAAAGAATGTGTTTGAGGAGATAGAATGA
- a CDS encoding 50S ribosomal protein L10, which translates to METKVQAHVAPWKIEEVKTLKGLIKSKPVVAIVDMMDVPAPQLQEIRDKIRDKVKLRMSRNTLIKRAIKEAAEELNNPKLAELANYVERGAAILVTDMNPFRLYKILEENKSPAPVKAGQVAPCDIKVEKGSTGMPPGPFLSELKRVGIPAAIEKGKIAIKEDKVVVKKGEVVSQDLANVLNKLGIKPIKVGLNILAVYEDGIIYTPDTLKIDEEKLKEDIQRAFQNAMNLAFNIAYPAKEVLPLLIQKAFINAKALALEACYVTKDTAGDILAKAQAQALALASKLPDEALDDEIKSLLSSSAVTQTAEEKEEEKKEEEKKEEEKKEDSGVAGLALLF; encoded by the coding sequence ATGGAAACTAAGGTTCAAGCCCATGTAGCCCCTTGGAAGATTGAAGAGGTTAAGACACTAAAGGGGCTTATTAAGAGTAAGCCTGTTGTAGCCATTGTAGATATGATGGATGTCCCTGCTCCTCAGTTGCAGGAGATTAGGGATAAGATAAGGGATAAAGTTAAGTTAAGAATGTCAAGAAACACCTTAATTAAGAGGGCTATTAAAGAGGCTGCTGAAGAGTTAAATAACCCTAAGTTGGCTGAACTTGCTAACTATGTTGAAAGAGGAGCAGCTATCTTAGTAACTGACATGAATCCTTTTAGATTATACAAGATCTTAGAAGAAAATAAGAGTCCTGCTCCTGTTAAAGCTGGACAAGTAGCTCCATGTGATATAAAGGTTGAGAAAGGTTCCACTGGAATGCCTCCAGGACCTTTCTTAAGTGAGCTTAAAAGGGTTGGAATTCCGGCAGCTATTGAAAAGGGTAAGATTGCTATAAAAGAGGATAAGGTTGTTGTTAAGAAAGGGGAAGTGGTTTCTCAAGATTTAGCTAATGTCTTAAACAAGTTAGGAATTAAGCCAATAAAAGTAGGTTTAAATATCTTAGCTGTCTATGAAGATGGAATTATTTACACCCCAGATACTTTAAAGATTGATGAGGAGAAGTTAAAAGAAGATATTCAGAGAGCTTTCCAAAATGCAATGAACTTAGCATTTAACATAGCCTACCCAGCCAAGGAAGTCTTACCATTGCTAATACAAAAGGCATTTATAAATGCAAAGGCCTTAGCCTTAGAAGCTTGCTATGTGACAAAAGATACAGCTGGAGATATATTAGCAAAGGCACAAGCTCAAGCCTTAGCCTTGGCATCAAAGTTACCTGATGAAGCCTTAGATGATGAGATAAAATCTTTACTGTCTTCATCAGCTGTAACTCAAACAGCTGAAGAGAAGGAAGAGGAGAAAAAAGAGGAAGAGAAGAAAGAAGAGGAGAAGAAGGAAGACTCTGGAGTTGCTGGATTAGCCCTATTGTTCTAA
- a CDS encoding DUF2120 family protein, whose product MWKSEVGKLMMRLKAFRGCRPLFECDDMLIVKGICRDQVDNIKSYLEEKLKEENFEIVEDEEEIKEFVESIHERLRGGEEYLDPFGFEKMKEAFKITGFECDYCIGKKKNLMVGVSMYYDRIRKEPKFVEVVAIYKEPR is encoded by the coding sequence ATGTGGAAAAGTGAAGTTGGAAAGCTAATGATGAGATTAAAAGCCTTTAGAGGTTGTAGGCCACTCTTTGAATGTGATGATATGTTAATAGTTAAAGGGATTTGTAGAGACCAAGTTGACAATATAAAGAGCTACTTGGAAGAGAAGCTTAAAGAGGAAAACTTTGAGATTGTTGAAGATGAAGAAGAGATTAAGGAATTTGTTGAAAGTATTCATGAAAGGTTAAGAGGAGGAGAAGAATATTTAGATCCCTTTGGATTTGAGAAGATGAAGGAAGCTTTTAAAATTACTGGCTTTGAGTGTGACTACTGTATAGGAAAGAAAAAGAATTTAATGGTTGGGGTATCTATGTACTATGATAGGATAAGAAAGGAGCCAAAGTTTGTTGAAGTTGTAGCCATCTACAAAGAGCCCCGTTAG
- the rpl12p gene encoding 50S ribosomal protein P1, with protein sequence MEYIYAALLLHAAGKEINEENLKAVLSAAGVEVDEARVKALVAGLEGVDIEEAIANAAMPVAAAPAPAAAEASGGEEKKEEEKKEEKKEDDTAAVAGLAALFG encoded by the coding sequence ATGGAATACATATATGCAGCTTTATTATTACATGCAGCAGGAAAAGAGATAAATGAAGAAAACTTAAAAGCTGTCTTATCAGCTGCTGGAGTAGAAGTTGATGAGGCAAGAGTTAAAGCTTTAGTTGCTGGTTTAGAAGGAGTTGATATAGAAGAAGCTATAGCCAATGCAGCTATGCCAGTTGCTGCAGCTCCAGCACCAGCTGCAGCTGAGGCAAGTGGAGGAGAAGAGAAGAAAGAAGAGGAGAAGAAAGAGGAGAAGAAAGAAGATGACACTGCAGCAGTTGCTGGATTGGCTGCTTTATTTGGATAA
- the comA gene encoding phosphosulfolactate synthase produces the protein MKAFEFINVKYDRGLTVILDKGLPLRYFEDYLNLCGDYIDYIKFGWGTVATIDRDIIKEKIRLSKEFNIKAYPGGTLFEYCYINNKFEDYLNECKDLGFETLEISDGSINLSLEERKDIIEKVREEFEVLTEVGKKDPSKDRVLSVDERIRIIKEDLNAGAKYVIIEGRESGKNIGLYDKNGNVKEDELNLIVKNVDIKNLIFEAPLKSQQVSFIKKFGSSVNLGNIPYEDVISLETLRRGLRGDTFNILNQNQ, from the coding sequence ATGAAAGCATTTGAATTTATAAATGTCAAGTATGATAGAGGATTAACAGTTATCTTAGATAAGGGGTTGCCTTTAAGATACTTTGAAGACTATTTAAACCTTTGTGGAGACTATATAGACTATATAAAATTTGGCTGGGGAACTGTAGCCACTATTGATAGAGATATAATAAAAGAGAAGATAAGGCTTAGTAAAGAGTTTAATATAAAAGCTTATCCTGGTGGAACACTCTTTGAGTACTGCTACATAAATAATAAATTTGAAGACTATTTAAATGAGTGTAAAGATTTAGGCTTTGAAACCTTAGAAATATCTGATGGTTCAATAAACTTGAGTTTAGAGGAGAGAAAAGATATTATAGAAAAAGTGAGAGAAGAGTTTGAAGTGCTTACAGAGGTTGGAAAGAAGGATCCAAGTAAGGATAGAGTTTTAAGTGTTGATGAGAGAATAAGGATTATAAAAGAAGATTTAAATGCTGGAGCTAAGTATGTGATTATTGAAGGAAGGGAGAGTGGGAAAAATATAGGGCTATATGATAAAAATGGAAATGTTAAGGAGGATGAACTAAATTTAATAGTTAAGAATGTTGATATAAAAAATTTAATTTTTGAAGCTCCTCTGAAAAGTCAGCAAGTTAGCTTTATAAAAAAATTTGGTAGCTCTGTAAATTTAGGAAATATTCCCTATGAAGATGTCATTAGCTTAGAAACCTTAAGAAGAGGGTTAAGAGGGGATACTTTCAATATACTTAATCAAAATCAATAA
- a CDS encoding 50S ribosomal protein L1: protein MDREAILQAVKEARQLAKPRNFVQSFEFIATLKEVDMRKPENRIRAEVVLPHGRGKEAKIAVVGTGDLIKQAEELGLTAIRKEEIEELGKNKRQLRKLAKAHDFFIAQADLMPLIGKYWGVILGPRGKMPKPVPANANIKPLVERLKKTVVINTRDKPYFQVLVGNEKMSDEQIVDNIEAVLDVVKKKYEKGLYHIKDAYVKLTMGPAVKIKKDSKKKR, encoded by the coding sequence ATGGACAGAGAAGCTATACTTCAAGCTGTGAAGGAGGCTCGCCAACTTGCGAAGCCGAGAAACTTTGTACAATCCTTTGAATTTATAGCTACATTAAAAGAAGTTGATATGAGAAAGCCTGAAAATAGAATAAGGGCTGAAGTAGTCTTACCACATGGAAGGGGAAAAGAGGCTAAAATTGCTGTTGTAGGAACAGGAGATTTAATTAAACAGGCTGAAGAGCTTGGATTAACTGCTATAAGGAAAGAGGAGATTGAAGAGCTTGGGAAGAATAAGAGACAGTTAAGAAAGTTGGCTAAGGCCCATGACTTCTTTATAGCCCAAGCTGACCTAATGCCTTTAATTGGTAAATACTGGGGGGTTATTTTAGGGCCAAGAGGAAAGATGCCTAAGCCTGTTCCTGCCAATGCTAACATAAAGCCATTGGTTGAAAGGTTGAAGAAGACAGTAGTTATAAATACAAGAGATAAACCATACTTCCAAGTGTTGGTTGGTAATGAAAAGATGAGTGATGAACAAATTGTTGACAATATTGAAGCTGTATTAGATGTTGTTAAGAAGAAGTATGAGAAAGGTCTCTACCATATAAAAGATGCCTATGTAAAACTAACCATGGGTCCAGCTGTTAAGATTAAGAAAGATAGTAAGAAAAAAAGATAA